Proteins encoded in a region of the Streptomyces sp. NBC_00258 genome:
- a CDS encoding ABC transporter permease has translation MARPSTDRIAAALRSPVTFSVLAGLVIGALFLVGTGADPFAAYGAVVTGSLGADGIGATLSTGTSVLGMALALAIPLRAGLINLGGDGQMVLGGIAAAVTGLYSPLPAPLTVVLALLAGITAGAAYAALAALCENRFGVPLLVSSLLLSYPATSFASYLVRYPLKEPGSSLPQTGRLPDGVALPAFGTSTVTFGLVLVVLAAAAYWFADRRTAIGYEIRMTGLNPRFAAYAGVERKGLTLRLMATSGALAGLVGAIGVLSFPYRFLDGSLTAPGYTWTGLTAALLAAAAPLGTVLASFFFAVLQVGGLSMERTTEVPRELTQVLQAIVIVFLAARLSFPRRRRKTAQEPITQGEFV, from the coding sequence ATGGCCCGCCCATCGACGGACCGCATAGCGGCGGCGCTCCGCTCCCCCGTCACCTTCTCCGTGCTCGCCGGGCTCGTCATCGGCGCGCTGTTCCTGGTCGGCACGGGGGCCGATCCGTTCGCCGCGTACGGGGCAGTCGTCACCGGCTCGCTCGGGGCCGACGGGATCGGAGCCACGCTCAGTACCGGGACCAGCGTGCTGGGGATGGCTCTCGCGCTGGCGATTCCGTTGCGCGCCGGGCTCATCAACCTCGGCGGGGACGGGCAGATGGTGCTCGGCGGGATCGCGGCCGCCGTCACCGGCCTGTACTCGCCGCTGCCCGCGCCGCTCACCGTCGTGCTCGCGCTCCTCGCCGGGATCACGGCGGGGGCCGCGTACGCCGCGCTGGCCGCGCTCTGCGAGAACCGGTTCGGTGTACCGCTGCTGGTGAGCAGTCTGCTGCTCAGCTACCCGGCCACCTCGTTCGCCTCCTATCTGGTGCGCTATCCGCTCAAGGAGCCCGGATCCAGCCTGCCCCAGACAGGGCGGCTCCCGGACGGCGTGGCCCTGCCCGCCTTCGGCACGTCGACCGTGACGTTCGGCCTGGTTCTCGTCGTGCTCGCGGCGGCCGCGTACTGGTTCGCCGACCGGCGCACAGCCATCGGGTACGAGATCCGCATGACCGGTCTCAACCCCCGCTTCGCCGCGTACGCGGGTGTGGAACGCAAAGGGCTCACGCTCCGGTTGATGGCCACCTCCGGCGCGCTCGCCGGACTGGTCGGCGCGATCGGCGTACTGAGCTTCCCGTACCGCTTCCTCGACGGTTCGCTGACCGCGCCCGGCTACACCTGGACGGGTCTGACCGCGGCGCTGCTCGCGGCGGCGGCCCCGCTGGGCACGGTGCTGGCGTCGTTCTTCTTCGCCGTGCTGCAGGTCGGCGGGCTCTCCATGGAGCGCACCACGGAGGTCCCGCGCGAGCTGACACAGGTGCTGCAGGCCATCGTCATCGTGTTCCTGGCGGCGCGGCTGAGCTTCCCGCGCAGGCGACGGAAGACGGCCCAAGAGCCCATCACCCAGGGGGAGTTCGTCTGA
- the mtnB gene encoding methylthioribulose 1-phosphate dehydratase gives MTTDISTLDLEEAGAVLAAESARFASFGWMRGTSGNLSVVVSREPLLLAVTASGHDKGELTPSDVVLVDGRGAAVNGGKPSAEAELHARVAALTGAGAVVHVHTVASVAMGRRVPGGILFKDLEMLKGIGQPAHDVEVTLPVITNSQDMKVLGDRLEAARNPQMPAVVVAGHGLYVWGETPRQARHHTEIVEWLLELELTGH, from the coding sequence GTGACCACCGACATCAGCACACTCGACCTGGAGGAGGCGGGGGCCGTCCTCGCCGCCGAGTCCGCCCGCTTCGCCTCCTTCGGCTGGATGCGGGGCACCTCCGGAAACCTGTCCGTGGTGGTCTCCCGCGAGCCTCTGCTGCTCGCGGTCACCGCCAGCGGACACGACAAGGGCGAACTGACGCCCTCGGATGTCGTGCTGGTCGACGGCCGGGGTGCCGCGGTGAACGGCGGCAAGCCGTCCGCCGAGGCCGAACTGCACGCGCGCGTGGCCGCGTTGACCGGCGCCGGGGCCGTGGTGCACGTCCACACGGTGGCATCCGTGGCGATGGGCCGCCGTGTGCCGGGCGGCATCCTCTTCAAGGACCTGGAGATGCTCAAGGGCATCGGGCAACCCGCCCACGACGTCGAGGTCACCCTCCCCGTCATCACCAACAGCCAGGACATGAAGGTCCTCGGCGACCGCTTGGAGGCGGCCCGCAACCCACAGATGCCCGCGGTGGTCGTGGCAGGCCACGGCCTCTACGTCTGGGGCGAGACCCCGCGCCAGGCCCGCCACCACACGGAGATCGTGGAGTGGCTCCTGGAACTGGAACTGACGGGCCACTGA
- the mtnA gene encoding S-methyl-5-thioribose-1-phosphate isomerase: protein MPQELRAVDWTGNSLALIDQTVLPHRTETRRIRDVDDLVDAIQRLVVRGAPAIGAAGAYGVALAMLQGQREGWSREEILAAVARVRAARPTAVNLMVCVDRVLTRFDEGLDAVLAEAAEVQREDVAANRAMGEFGADWLLKRVDVDRPLRVLTHCNTGALATAGWGTALGVIRELHARGRLEVVYADETRPLLQGSRLTAWELVQEGIPHFVQADGAAAGTILRGEVDVAIVGADRIAANGDTANKVGTVGVALACADVGVPFLVAAPTTTVDLSTATGADIHIELRGEDEVLEWGGVRTAPAGSRGHNPAFDVTPGRLVTGLVTERGVLEVSAGELPGDRLR, encoded by the coding sequence ATGCCCCAGGAACTGCGCGCTGTCGACTGGACCGGAAACAGCCTCGCGCTCATCGACCAGACCGTCCTTCCGCACCGGACCGAGACCCGCCGAATCCGTGATGTGGACGACCTGGTGGACGCGATCCAGCGGCTCGTGGTGCGCGGGGCGCCCGCGATCGGTGCCGCGGGGGCGTACGGGGTTGCGCTGGCGATGCTCCAGGGGCAGCGCGAGGGGTGGTCGCGGGAGGAGATACTCGCGGCCGTCGCACGGGTCCGTGCGGCGCGGCCCACCGCGGTGAACCTCATGGTGTGCGTCGACCGGGTGCTGACGCGGTTCGACGAGGGGCTCGACGCGGTGCTCGCCGAGGCGGCGGAGGTGCAGCGGGAGGATGTCGCGGCCAACCGGGCCATGGGGGAGTTCGGGGCGGACTGGCTGCTCAAGCGGGTCGACGTGGACAGGCCGCTGCGGGTGCTGACCCACTGCAACACCGGGGCGTTGGCCACGGCGGGTTGGGGCACCGCTCTCGGGGTCATCCGCGAACTGCACGCTCGGGGGCGGCTCGAGGTCGTGTACGCCGATGAGACGCGGCCTCTGCTGCAGGGATCGCGGCTGACCGCCTGGGAGTTGGTGCAGGAGGGGATCCCTCACTTCGTCCAGGCGGACGGGGCTGCCGCGGGCACGATTCTTCGGGGCGAGGTGGACGTGGCGATCGTCGGCGCCGATCGGATCGCCGCCAACGGGGACACGGCGAACAAGGTGGGCACCGTGGGGGTCGCACTCGCGTGCGCCGACGTCGGGGTGCCGTTCCTGGTGGCTGCGCCCACTACGACGGTTGATCTCTCTACGGCCACGGGGGCTGACATTCACATTGAACTGCGGGGTGAGGACGAGGTGTTGGAGTGGGGCGGGGTTCGGACTGCTCCCGCCGGGTCTCGTGGGCACAACCCTGCTTTTGACGTCACGCCCGGGCGGCTGGTCACGGGACTCGTGACCGAGAGGGGGGTGCTGGAGGTGTCCGCGGGGGAGTTGCCGGGGGATCGGCTGCGGTAG
- a CDS encoding 1,2-dihydroxy-3-keto-5-methylthiopentene dioxygenase, whose product MTLLTTWPESGPETTVRRTSDPAEIAAALAPLGVRYEQWPVREDVPADADSDTVFAAYGPEIDRLNAEEGFTTVDVLGLHPSDDPEYPVKAKAAREKFLQEHTHDDDDEVRFFVSGSGIFYLHVNGEVHAVFCEKGDLLGVPRGTTHWFDMGTTPAFTAIRFFHEEDGWIGSFTGSTIAGRFPDYDTIAAGYEQDRAAA is encoded by the coding sequence ATGACCCTGCTGACGACGTGGCCGGAGTCCGGTCCCGAGACCACCGTGCGTCGTACCTCCGACCCCGCCGAGATCGCCGCCGCGCTCGCGCCGCTCGGGGTGCGCTACGAGCAGTGGCCCGTCCGCGAGGACGTCCCCGCGGATGCCGACAGCGACACCGTCTTCGCCGCGTACGGGCCGGAGATCGACCGGCTGAACGCCGAGGAGGGCTTCACCACCGTCGACGTCCTCGGGCTGCACCCGAGCGACGACCCGGAGTACCCCGTGAAGGCGAAGGCCGCGCGGGAGAAGTTCCTCCAGGAGCACACGCACGACGACGATGACGAGGTCCGGTTCTTCGTCTCGGGCTCCGGGATCTTCTATCTGCACGTGAACGGCGAGGTGCACGCCGTGTTCTGCGAGAAGGGCGACCTGCTGGGCGTGCCGCGCGGAACGACGCACTGGTTCGACATGGGGACGACACCGGCGTTCACCGCCATCCGCTTCTTCCACGAGGAGGACGGCTGGATCGGCTCCTTCACCGGTTCCACCATCGCCGGGCGCTTCCCCGACTACGACACCATCGCGGCGGGGTACGAGCAGGACCGGGCCGCGGCGTGA
- a CDS encoding substrate-binding domain-containing protein, protein MSRARLPLAALSLASASALLLAGCSQSSDASGTAGDKAAPAAAATGTKPAPFSKGKVKVALVRQSGAGDYFEQWGNGAKAQAKALGIDLTVYDAQADNAKQATDLSSAINSGAQAIIVDHGFPATIQPEIDKAVKKGIKVVVYDVETTNKSVISTKQDDASMAQAVLDVMGDELGKDAKVGYVNVAGYAALDKRDSVWKKTADANGWKQEFKVGKVTDSTATDNVPLVSAALTQHSDVAGVFAPYDELAKGTVLAVQNKKLQDKVKVFGADVSNADIQNMTAKDSPWVATAGTDPSAVGAAVVRTTALELAGRLNKSSVEFPAVAITQDFLKSKGIENMDQLRKALPALNLSKVSTADWIPNVAH, encoded by the coding sequence ATGTCCCGTGCCCGTCTGCCTCTGGCCGCGCTCTCGCTGGCCTCCGCCTCCGCGCTCCTCCTCGCGGGCTGCTCGCAGTCCTCGGACGCCTCCGGGACCGCCGGCGACAAGGCCGCCCCGGCCGCCGCGGCCACCGGCACGAAGCCCGCGCCCTTCAGCAAGGGCAAGGTCAAGGTCGCCCTGGTCCGGCAGAGCGGCGCCGGCGACTACTTCGAGCAGTGGGGCAACGGCGCGAAGGCGCAGGCGAAGGCCCTGGGCATCGACCTGACCGTGTACGACGCCCAGGCGGACAACGCCAAGCAGGCCACCGACCTCTCCTCGGCCATCAACTCCGGCGCGCAGGCGATCATCGTCGACCACGGCTTCCCGGCCACGATCCAGCCGGAGATCGACAAGGCCGTGAAGAAGGGCATCAAGGTCGTCGTCTACGACGTCGAGACGACGAACAAGTCGGTGATCAGCACCAAGCAGGACGACGCCAGCATGGCCCAGGCCGTCCTCGACGTGATGGGCGACGAACTCGGCAAGGACGCGAAGGTCGGCTACGTCAACGTCGCCGGGTACGCCGCCCTCGACAAGCGCGACAGCGTCTGGAAGAAGACGGCCGACGCCAACGGCTGGAAGCAGGAGTTCAAGGTCGGCAAGGTGACCGACTCCACGGCCACCGACAACGTGCCCCTGGTCAGCGCCGCGCTCACCCAGCACTCGGACGTGGCCGGCGTCTTCGCCCCGTACGACGAACTCGCCAAGGGCACCGTCCTCGCCGTCCAGAACAAGAAGCTCCAGGACAAGGTGAAGGTCTTCGGTGCGGACGTCTCCAACGCCGACATCCAGAACATGACCGCGAAGGACAGCCCCTGGGTGGCCACGGCGGGCACGGATCCGTCCGCGGTCGGTGCCGCCGTCGTCCGTACGACCGCCCTGGAGCTGGCCGGCCGGCTGAACAAGTCCTCGGTGGAGTTCCCTGCCGTCGCCATCACCCAGGACTTCCTGAAGAGCAAGGGCATCGAGAACATGGACCAGCTGCGGAAGGCCCTGCCCGCGCTGAACCTCTCCAAGGTCAGCACCGCGGACTGGATCCCGAATGTCGCCCACTGA
- a CDS encoding ABC transporter permease, with protein sequence MFFDSDLLMSALRALTPILFAALGGAVCERAGVFNIGLEGMMLMGCFTAVATSWFTGSPWLGVLAAALAAAAYSLILAVGTVTLRGDAVVLGVAMNLLAVGLTSFLLRTIFGVQGTFDDPSLTGLPLVGGFSPLAYLAWAAVAVAALMLSRHVWGLRLRGVGEAPEAAATLGVSPARYKYAAVLVSGVLCGLAGAQLALGNVTLFSENMTAGRGWIAVVAVMLGRALPFGVLLAALLFGVAEAAGFRLQGLGLPQQATDAAPYVVTLGALFLSTAQRRRRTGRTTGVAS encoded by the coding sequence ATGTTCTTCGACTCCGATCTCCTCATGTCGGCGCTGCGCGCGCTGACCCCGATCCTGTTCGCCGCGCTCGGCGGCGCCGTGTGCGAACGTGCGGGCGTCTTCAACATCGGCCTGGAAGGCATGATGCTGATGGGCTGCTTCACGGCCGTGGCCACCAGCTGGTTCACCGGCAGCCCGTGGCTCGGCGTCCTCGCGGCCGCGCTCGCCGCCGCCGCGTACTCGCTGATCCTGGCCGTGGGCACGGTCACGCTGCGCGGCGACGCGGTGGTGCTCGGCGTGGCCATGAACCTCCTCGCGGTGGGTCTGACCAGCTTCCTGCTGCGTACGATCTTCGGTGTGCAGGGCACCTTTGACGATCCGTCACTCACCGGGCTCCCGTTGGTCGGTGGCTTCTCTCCGCTCGCGTATCTGGCGTGGGCCGCGGTCGCGGTGGCCGCCCTGATGCTGTCGCGGCATGTGTGGGGGCTGCGGCTGCGCGGGGTCGGCGAGGCACCGGAGGCCGCGGCCACACTGGGGGTGAGCCCGGCCCGGTACAAGTACGCGGCCGTGCTCGTGTCCGGTGTCCTGTGCGGGCTCGCCGGGGCCCAACTTGCCCTGGGGAACGTCACGTTGTTCTCCGAGAACATGACGGCGGGCCGCGGCTGGATCGCCGTCGTCGCGGTCATGCTCGGGCGCGCCCTGCCCTTCGGTGTCCTGCTCGCCGCCCTGCTCTTCGGTGTCGCCGAGGCCGCGGGCTTCCGGCTGCAGGGCCTCGGCCTGCCCCAGCAGGCGACCGACGCCGCGCCGTACGTCGTCACGCTCGGCGCCCTCTTCCTCAGCACGGCGCAGCGCCGCCGCCGCACCGGCCGTACGACTGGAGTCGCCTCATGA
- a CDS encoding BMP family ABC transporter substrate-binding protein translates to MPRRPRSLHLAAVATGTVLLATVATGCNAAAKNDDSAAAKSGGKTFTLVTPDPVGQNEFLKLAVNGVKAAAKAHDGTQKVYQSSDTASQQQNVQAAVDAAPDVIVLVGFEFADVVAQQAEAHPEQQFLVIDACTTKTFKNVSCAVFREHEGVYLAGAEAGLLSESGKVGAVDVLDTPQFRRYSDPFAAGAKEVAAKTTASTRFVGGQSPFDDSARAKEQANSLLAKGADQIMAAAAAGNYGVFEAAKAKGAYAYGVDVNQCTAAPGTVVDNVIKKTDVAVRDGVEQVLAGKGGKTVSYGLKEGGISLTGLEDGVATSKCVIAEHEDVLKKVEALRDRIVSGELTVDDPATK, encoded by the coding sequence ATGCCTCGTAGACCCCGTTCGCTCCATCTCGCCGCCGTCGCGACCGGCACGGTGCTCCTCGCCACCGTGGCCACCGGCTGCAACGCCGCCGCGAAGAACGACGATTCCGCGGCCGCAAAGAGCGGCGGCAAGACCTTCACCCTGGTGACGCCGGACCCGGTCGGGCAGAACGAGTTCCTCAAGCTGGCGGTCAACGGAGTGAAGGCCGCGGCCAAGGCGCACGACGGGACGCAGAAGGTCTACCAGTCCTCCGACACCGCCTCGCAGCAGCAGAACGTGCAGGCCGCCGTCGACGCCGCACCGGACGTCATCGTGCTGGTCGGCTTCGAGTTCGCCGACGTGGTCGCGCAGCAGGCCGAGGCGCACCCCGAGCAGCAGTTCCTGGTGATCGACGCGTGCACGACGAAGACGTTCAAGAACGTCAGCTGCGCCGTCTTCCGTGAGCACGAGGGCGTCTACCTCGCGGGCGCCGAGGCCGGACTCCTCAGTGAGAGCGGCAAGGTCGGCGCGGTCGACGTCCTCGACACCCCGCAGTTCCGGCGCTACAGCGACCCGTTCGCGGCCGGTGCCAAGGAGGTCGCCGCGAAGACGACCGCGAGCACCCGGTTCGTCGGCGGCCAGTCGCCGTTCGACGACTCGGCGCGCGCCAAGGAGCAGGCGAACTCGCTGCTCGCCAAGGGGGCCGACCAGATCATGGCGGCGGCCGCGGCCGGCAACTACGGCGTCTTCGAGGCGGCCAAGGCGAAGGGCGCGTACGCGTACGGCGTGGACGTCAACCAGTGCACGGCCGCGCCCGGCACGGTCGTCGACAACGTGATCAAGAAGACGGACGTCGCCGTGCGCGACGGCGTCGAGCAGGTCCTCGCAGGCAAGGGCGGCAAGACCGTCTCGTACGGCCTCAAGGAGGGCGGCATCAGCCTGACGGGCCTGGAGGACGGCGTGGCGACCTCGAAGTGCGTGATCGCCGAGCACGAGGACGTACTGAAGAAGGTCGAGGCGCTGCGCGACCGGATCGTGTCCGGAGAGCTGACGGTCGATGACCCGGCGACCAAGTGA
- a CDS encoding ABC transporter ATP-binding protein, protein MTRRPSDGPAAGVDTSGDAPAVDVPAVVELRGITKRFPGTLANDSVDLTVRRGEIHALMGENGAGKSTLMSVLYGMERPDAGSIRIEGREVSFGSPGAAMAAGLGMVHQSFKLFDSLTVAENVVYRAEPRRFGLLDRAAARRRVRELAEEHGLAVDPDARVGDLPVGLRQRVEILKLLHRGARTLILDEPTAVLTPTEADALFAVLRSLTAQGRTVILVTHKLREVLEGSDNVTVLRDGRVVARLRTADTTAAEIATAMTGRAVDLDRVHPEGSPGEVVLDVEGLSTTGVREVQLTVRAGEIVGIAGVAGNGQSELVEALAGLRPVTAGRVGLRGEDITHASATERRAKGLAYVPEDRHAVGTAPTATVADNLAMGHHRTTLSSPRGLLPPSAVRAHARALVERFGIKASTPDVPASALSGGNLQKLLIGRELAHGAPLLLVEQPTRGVDIGAIQAIHDELVAYRDAGHAVLLVSAELSEIRGLADRVLVMYEGRVTASYAKSDADEATLGLAMAGGTAAPTPAAATAAAPAAATPDRTAAALDTHAPDGD, encoded by the coding sequence ATGACCCGGCGACCAAGTGACGGACCGGCCGCGGGCGTCGACACCTCCGGTGACGCACCCGCGGTCGACGTGCCCGCGGTCGTCGAACTGCGCGGTATCACCAAGCGCTTCCCCGGCACCCTCGCCAACGACTCTGTCGACCTGACCGTCCGGCGCGGTGAGATCCACGCCCTGATGGGCGAGAACGGCGCGGGCAAGTCCACGCTGATGTCCGTCCTGTACGGGATGGAACGGCCGGACGCGGGCTCGATACGGATCGAGGGGCGCGAGGTGTCCTTCGGGAGCCCGGGCGCCGCGATGGCCGCCGGGCTCGGCATGGTCCACCAGAGCTTCAAGCTGTTCGACTCGCTGACGGTCGCCGAGAACGTCGTCTACCGGGCCGAGCCGCGCCGCTTCGGCCTGCTGGACCGGGCGGCGGCGCGGCGCCGGGTGCGTGAACTCGCCGAGGAGCACGGCCTCGCCGTCGATCCGGACGCCCGGGTCGGCGACCTGCCTGTCGGGCTGCGGCAGCGGGTGGAGATCCTGAAGCTGCTGCACCGGGGCGCCCGTACGCTCATCCTCGACGAGCCGACGGCCGTGCTCACGCCCACCGAGGCCGACGCCCTGTTCGCGGTCCTCCGGTCGCTGACCGCGCAGGGCCGCACGGTGATCCTTGTCACGCACAAACTGCGTGAGGTGCTCGAAGGCAGCGACAACGTCACCGTCCTGCGTGACGGGCGGGTGGTCGCGCGGCTGCGCACCGCCGACACGACCGCCGCCGAGATCGCGACCGCGATGACCGGCCGCGCGGTCGACCTGGACCGGGTCCACCCGGAGGGCAGCCCCGGCGAGGTCGTGCTGGACGTCGAGGGGCTGAGCACCACGGGTGTGCGGGAGGTCCAACTGACCGTCCGTGCCGGTGAGATCGTCGGCATCGCGGGGGTCGCGGGCAACGGACAGAGCGAACTCGTCGAGGCACTCGCAGGACTGCGGCCGGTCACCGCCGGGCGGGTCGGGCTGCGGGGCGAGGACATCACGCACGCCTCGGCGACCGAGCGGCGCGCGAAGGGCCTCGCGTACGTGCCGGAGGACCGCCACGCGGTCGGCACCGCGCCCACGGCGACCGTCGCGGACAACCTCGCGATGGGCCACCACCGCACGACGCTCTCCTCACCGCGCGGACTGCTGCCGCCCTCGGCGGTACGCGCCCATGCGCGCGCCCTCGTCGAACGCTTCGGCATCAAGGCGTCCACGCCCGACGTGCCGGCCTCCGCGCTGTCCGGCGGCAACCTCCAGAAGCTTCTGATCGGCCGCGAACTCGCCCACGGGGCACCGCTGTTGCTGGTGGAACAGCCCACCCGCGGCGTGGACATCGGCGCGATCCAGGCCATCCACGACGAGCTCGTCGCCTACCGCGACGCGGGGCACGCCGTCCTCCTCGTCTCCGCCGAACTCAGCGAGATCCGCGGCCTCGCCGACCGGGTCCTGGTGATGTACGAGGGCCGGGTGACGGCTTCGTACGCCAAGTCGGACGCGGACGAGGCGACGCTCGGCCTGGCGATGGCGGGCGGCACGGCCGCGCCCACACCTGCAGCCGCAACCGCCGCAGCACCCGCCGCCGCGACACCGGACCGGACGGCCGCCGCGCTCGACACCCACGCGCCGGACGGAGACTGA
- a CDS encoding nucleoside phosphorylase, producing the protein MTQDLLPITRIPRTGLPPHAVVVGDPARAAAVAALLDGAEEVSYHREYRVFSGSWKGLPVVVASHGVGGPGAILLFQELADAGVRTILRFGTAGAMRPGIRDGDLVIAEAAVRDDGVTQQLLPPEYPAVAAPEAVLALQRAAREQGAPHHRGFVWTRAAFQPGLIPLPSYDGAGLAAIEMELSALLITASLRGLTAGGVLVIDGANADELVDEQATGGYNPHREVVAAGVERGSVVSLEALRLLAEGETL; encoded by the coding sequence ATGACGCAGGACCTGCTGCCCATCACCCGGATACCCCGCACCGGGCTGCCCCCGCATGCCGTCGTGGTCGGCGACCCGGCGCGTGCCGCGGCCGTCGCCGCGCTGCTCGACGGTGCGGAGGAGGTCTCCTACCACCGCGAATACCGTGTGTTCAGCGGGAGTTGGAAGGGGCTGCCGGTCGTCGTCGCCTCGCACGGAGTCGGCGGGCCCGGGGCGATCCTGCTCTTCCAGGAGCTGGCCGACGCGGGGGTGCGCACGATCCTGCGGTTCGGCACGGCAGGGGCGATGCGGCCCGGGATCCGTGACGGAGACCTGGTGATAGCGGAGGCGGCCGTACGCGACGACGGGGTGACCCAGCAGCTGCTGCCGCCCGAGTATCCGGCGGTGGCCGCGCCCGAGGCGGTGCTCGCGCTCCAGCGGGCGGCGCGCGAGCAGGGCGCCCCGCACCACCGGGGCTTCGTGTGGACGCGGGCCGCCTTCCAGCCGGGGCTGATCCCCTTGCCCTCGTACGACGGGGCGGGACTCGCCGCCATCGAGATGGAGCTGTCGGCACTGCTCATCACGGCCTCGCTGCGCGGGCTGACCGCGGGCGGTGTCCTCGTGATCGACGGCGCGAACGCGGACGAACTCGTCGACGAGCAGGCCACCGGCGGCTACAACCCGCACCGCGAGGTCGTCGCCGCGGGCGTCGAGCGCGGCAGTGTCGTCTCCCTCGAAGCCCTGCGCCTGCTCGCCGAAGGGGAAACGCTGTGA
- the mtnC gene encoding acireductone synthase: MSLRFDVDAVVLDIEGTTSATGFVVDVLYPYSRSRFATVLSERSADPDVVRAVSQVRELLGEPDADAVRVEKALHEWLDEDVKATPLKTLQGLIWSEGFARGDLVSHFYDDVVPVLRRWHGDGVRLYVYSSGSVAAQRAWFTSSPDGDLLPLVSGLYDTENAGPKQEPDSYRRIAGSTGAEAGRLLFLSDRPGELDAARAAGWHAVGIRRPGEPYYEQGVGDHAQAGTFDEITISTSGSTT, translated from the coding sequence GTGAGCCTGCGTTTCGACGTGGACGCCGTGGTGCTCGACATCGAGGGCACCACGAGCGCCACGGGGTTCGTCGTCGACGTGCTGTACCCGTACTCGCGCTCTCGTTTCGCAACGGTGCTCTCGGAACGGAGCGCCGATCCGGACGTCGTGCGGGCGGTCTCCCAGGTACGGGAACTGCTAGGCGAGCCCGACGCCGACGCCGTACGCGTCGAGAAGGCCCTGCACGAGTGGCTCGACGAGGACGTGAAGGCCACCCCGCTGAAGACCCTTCAGGGCCTCATCTGGTCCGAGGGGTTCGCCCGCGGCGACCTGGTCTCCCACTTCTACGACGACGTGGTCCCGGTGCTGCGCCGCTGGCACGGCGACGGCGTACGGCTGTACGTGTACTCGTCCGGGTCCGTGGCCGCGCAGCGCGCGTGGTTCACGAGCAGCCCGGACGGGGACCTGCTGCCGCTCGTCTCGGGCCTGTACGACACCGAGAACGCGGGGCCCAAGCAGGAGCCGGACTCCTACCGCCGTATCGCCGGGTCGACCGGTGCGGAGGCCGGCCGTCTCCTCTTCCTCTCCGACCGGCCGGGCGAACTGGACGCGGCCCGTGCGGCCGGCTGGCACGCGGTCGGGATCCGTCGGCCCGGGGAGCCGTACTACGAGCAGGGCGTCGGCGACCACGCGCAGGCGGGGACGTTCGACGAGATCACCATCAGCACTTCCGGGAGCACCACGTGA